The sequence TTGCCTGCCCAGTTTTGTTCTCTTTGTGGCACATCAGGAGAACCTGGCTTAAAAATATAATGAAGAAATGCAGCAACATTGAGGTACAGCGGGAAATTTTTATTCAACTAGGCAAAATTGTGTACGGTATCTGGAATGAGAAAAATCCCATGAATGCCCTAGAGCTGTTGTTTCAAGACTTTGTTGATCAAACCGCCTTCATGAAATATTTCAAGTCATTTTGGGTTCCCAAATTGGGTAAGTATTTCAgccatctattatcttattatttggccaacaaacggagcctccacgttcgctctcaaggcctagaaattctcacgttaatcggagaaaaatagaaaaataaaaattacccaccactgccattacgataaaaattagcctaaaatacccctgtgcctaattaaaaatcacccaccaatgccattatgaaaaattaaatataaaatatcatttagctatgtatcagttacaaatatatactattaataaaaactaaagctaacaaaaatcaatcaaaataaaatgaaaataagaataattatctgcataatattattaaagctcaacaaatcaaattgttattataggtagatcatagttgaattgttttaatcaacaataagacataatttacgataatgaataggatgatgtatggtaaaaaaatagtataacttttaagtaaggatacaacgacatgcaattttttgaattttcaatactagccgcgcaaatgcgcgggctatacgcctagtttgtAATAATATACCTTGTCATGCAAATTATCACGTAAATGATAATAAAATTCCTCCTATGGTAGAGATGTGGATCGACTCCATCAGAAATCTTCCATTAGCAAATCAGGAATCATGTGGtgccattgaagcttaccattTAAAGCTGAAGGCTAAAGCATATGATGATGTGCTGCTGGATGGTCTCCAACGAGTAGACTGGTTAGTGCACAAGCTCACAACAGAGCTGCATTCGAGCTACTGGATCAATCTATTTGCAGATGAGAGCGGTTCATTTCCTGGGGTGAAAGCAGAGTATATCGCATCCACTTCATGGCAAAGGGCATTGCAGATACCTGATGAAGCTGTACACTTTGACAACAACGAACCTCATTCAGCCAAAGTGGCCAGCCAGAAGGATCCCAGTCAGATGTGGACAGTATGGAATCCTGGTTCTGAATTCTCTCTCTGTGATTGTTCATGGTCAATGCAGGGTAACCTGTGCAAGCATGCTCTAAAGGTTAACATGATGTGCGGGGCGCGCAAGGACTTCCAGCCCTCGCTGTCATTGCAGTCGTTTCAGCGTGTCCTGCTTGGTCTGTGGCAAAAACCAATGGACGATTCATACTCACTCGACCTGTCAGTAGCATTGGTCACACAAATGCAGGAGAGGATCCAACATGTAGCCGAGCTTGCCACCTCCAATGGCATCGCCCAAGTTGCAGAGAAATTGCCAATCCAATGGACAAgaagaagggggagaaggaCAGCCGCCAAGCGCACCAGCCCAATCATTCTTCCTCACTCTAACAGCAGTTTGCAAAGAGATTCGAAACCAACAAAgaacaggaagaggaagaggttgTCTACCTTCTCGGGATAACAATGTGCTGCCTCCCAGAGTCATATTGTGGCCCCTCTTCGTAATTAGACGACTAACTGTCttcttttctctattttttacttGTGTTACTTCTGTTCTGAGTGAACTTATGCTCCTACTTGTGAGTTGTAAACCTAGGTCTTGGATGATATCAGCTTCCATGTTCTGGTCCTTCCTAGTATTAGTAATAACATACTCCAGTATTATTCAGGCAGTAAAAGGAAGCCCCTGGAGCAGTTTCTCTTGTTCCCGCATGATTTTGCGATTCGGTGCTATTCGCTTCGCCTCAAGTTTCCTGATGCAAGTTTTGCTATATAGAATTCTTGATCTGCGCATTCATCTGGTTCTGATGCACAGAGTTTGTAATTTGCTAGTTCCGAAGTTTGGTTAGCGCAATGTGTCCTGTGTTCAAATTTTAGTTGAAGTTCCTGTTATTAATTATTGAAGTTTGGTTAGAATGGGATAATCCACTACTGACATTATTCAGAACATAATAGCCATGATGATCCAGAAGCTTCCCCATTGTCCCTCGATCTACATAGTTCGCCACTCCTCTGTCCCGCCCCTGTTCTGGAACCATCTTCTGACGTGGACGCGTTCATAATTTAAGCCCTCGTCCACCCTCCTCCCAACGGATTTCTTTGTACGATTCCCATCCCATCCATTCCAGCCCCGCTCCGATCTCGAGCTTTCTTGCTCCAAGCCGCGCGCGAGTTCCATCAAATCAACAACAATGGCTGACTTCTTGTTTGGGAGCCCGTTCCGCCGTCTCTTCCACTTGCGGCCCTTCCCGGCCGCCGAGTggtcctcctccgcggcggcggcggccatggactGGGTGGAGACCCCGGCGTCGCACGTGCTCCGCATCAACGTGCCGGGGCTGGGCAAGGACGACGTCAAGGTGCAGGTCGAGGAAGGGAACGTGCTCACCGTCCggggcgccccgccgccggcggggaaggGGGAGAAGGACGGCGAGGACGGGGCGGTGTGGCACGTGGCGGAGCGCGGGAAGCCGGAGTTCGCGCGCGCGGTGGCGCTGCCGGAGAACGTCCGGGTGGACGGGATCAGGGCCGGCGTGGAGAACGGGGTGCTCACCGTCGTGGTGCCCAAGGAGCCCGCCCCGGCCCGGCCCAAGCCCAGGCCCGTCCCTGTCCACAGCAAGCTCTGAGCTGATCAGAGCGGCtgacgctgctgctgccaaCTGCGTTCACAGTGTTCCGGACTTCCAGTACTATGCAGCAGTAAAAATCAAGACTACTCCTGCGTGTCTCTGCGATGCAATTTGATGGAGTTTGTAAATAGAAAAAGGCCACGAGCCAACGAGCACTATGCCTGCCTGGGTTGAATAATACAGTAACGTGTGACTCTGAATTTGCTATTGTAGATTTATACCactccctccgtctcaaaaaaaaatataaattttgttTTTGAGAAGTCAAACTATTTTAATTTTAACTAAATTTATTCAAAAAGATACTAACATTTGTGTCTCTGAATAGATGTAGTATAGAAGTATattacataattaatttaaagatTAAAATATTTATGTTGTAATACAAATATTAatactattttatataaatttgattaaatttaaaattatttgactcttcaagaaatgagatttatatttttttttgaaacggagggagtagcatgGCCACCTTCTTTTATTTGTCTGCGCACTGGTCCCTACGCGTGCCTCTGCATCGCCCCAGCCAGGCAGAACgagatttatatttttttttttgaaacggagggagtagcatgGCCACCTTCTTTTATTTGTCTGCGCACTGGTCCCTACGCGTGCCTCTGCATCGCCCCAGCCAGCCAGGCTAATCTAATTCTGAATTCACCAGCCTACCCATCCCACCTTCCATCCCATCTCTTATTTCAAACTCCACACTGCAAACAGTACATGCTACAGTGCGAAACAGTGAAAAAAACGTCCACGTCATCTTCCCACCTCCCTCCCACCTCGCACTGGTGACTGACTTCAACAGTCGATGTGCATTTTATAGAGGCAAATCGAGTTTGCCTCTTGTGAACAGTGGATGCAGCTCGTGGGCAAAAATCCTATCTCCAACAACACGGAGGCAAAAAGCAAAAGAAATCCTATctcccggcggcgagcgcggagctGTGGGCGGCAcggagcagcggcgcgcgctcgAGCTCTTCGCGGTGGCGCGGATCAACCTCTCCCGTCTCCCTCCCGTCCGCCGGCCCGcccagcctcgccgccgtctcctcGCAGTGGGATCGATAGTGATTGCCAccacccaccaccaccatcatgcTCACGAATGCGATATATACCCGTCCGGGACCGCGACTGCCATGGACAACGATCCATCCATTCATCTTTCGCTCTGCCTCAGAGTCTCAGACCCAAGACAGGCTAGCTATGGCGGCCAGCGGACGGAGCAGGGAGGAGTGGTGAAGCCTGGCCGGCAAGACGGCGCTCGTCACCGGAGGAAGCAAAGGGATCGGGTGAGTACACATACGACACGACGTGCGTCCGTGCTTCTCCGGTCCTGATGGTTCGGCCGCCCTGCAGGCGCGCCATCGTGGAGGAGCTCGCGGGGTTCGGGGTGCGCGTCCACACCTGCGCCCGCGGCGACGCCGACCTGCAGGAGTGCCTGCGCCGCTGGGGCGCCGACGGCCGCCTCGCGCGCGTCACGGGGACCGCCTGCGACGTCGCGGTGGGTGCCGACCGGGAGCGGCTCGTGGCCGCGGCGCGGGAGGagctgggcggccggccgggAGCTGGACATCCTCGTCAACAACGCCGGGCAGACCATGTTCCGGCCCGTCACGGAGACCACGGCGGAGGACTACGCGCGCATCATGGCCACCAACCTCGAGTCCTGCTTCCACCTCGCGCAGCCTGGCCCGAGGCGCCGCACCGCCCGCCAGcccgaggcgccgccgcccgcggggaGCCGCGTCCGACCTCCGCCTGGCCCgattcgccgccgcctccgcccctgcGGCCGCTCGGGCCTCCAGCACGGCCGCTGCACGAGAGCCTCCGCGCGAGTTCGCGAccatggcggcgccgccatCCCCTGGCGCCTCTGCAGCGCCTCCCCTGTCGCCTCGCCGCACCGGCTGCCGCCCAGCTCCGCCCCGCCCTGCATCTGACGCTGGCCGGATGCATTCGAGGAGAGAGAGGATGTATTTTTgcatcccctctctcctccaAAGGCAGAATGCCTCGCGCGATGCGTGATCTATTGGAGGCGGAATGGATCAGGCACAGTgtccagcgcgaggcaaaaaAGCGATTGCCTCGCGCTGTTGGACTCAGTTGAGTTCAGTTAACGGGTGACCAGATGGAATCCTCCGTACGGTCGATTTGGAAGCCCTCCGAGTAACTGTTGTCTATGTGCTCGGTGATTAGATGCCAGCTTCACGTTGGGAACTGTAGTGaactaatttattttgcagGTGTCGGCGAAGGGGAATGGTGGAAACCTCAAAAAATTATGTGgacaaaaatttaaaaataaaaaaattgaaaaacaaATTTTGGGAGAAAAAGTTGGGAAACAAAAATTCAGAAGCAAAAACTTAAGATTAAACTTGGGGTTaaaaatttttaaaataacttttggagaaaaaaaatagaagcaaAATATTTTAGAAGCATAACTTTATTACCTAGTTTGGGATACAAATTTAAGGAACAAACTTAGTCATCGGCTGTAACtaaggcaaggaaaagaaaaggagaaagagaaaaaaatagagaTAAATATTTTGTGATCGATAAAtgttggaaagaaaaatcatCGTGCAAAATTTTTATACCAGAAAAGGTTTAGGAATAAAAAAGTTGAAGCAAAAGATTTTGAAATAGAGAATTTGAAATAAATGTTTTGGCACAAAATTTTAAGATAAAAAAAGGTTGAAGATAAAATTAGAACATATAAAAGTTAGGGGAAAAAAGAGATGAGAGTGGAGCTGCAAAGGAAACGACGCGGGATATAACTGCCGTGCGTGGCCCACTGACCCATGTGTAGGGGGAGCGCGTCGACCGCGCGGAGCACTCCGCCCGGTCGACCGCAGAACCAGTATCAGGCAGCCAGGCCCGTCAGATGGGAGAGATTTTTACGTTTCTTCAGACCCAGACTCGTAG comes from Panicum virgatum strain AP13 chromosome 4K, P.virgatum_v5, whole genome shotgun sequence and encodes:
- the LOC120702967 gene encoding 16.0 kDa heat shock protein, peroxisomal-like: MADFLFGSPFRRLFHLRPFPAAEWSSSAAAAAMDWVETPASHVLRINVPGLGKDDVKVQVEEGNVLTVRGAPPPAGKGEKDGEDGAVWHVAERGKPEFARAVALPENVRVDGIRAGVENGVLTVVVPKEPAPARPKPRPVPVHSKL